The proteins below are encoded in one region of Candidatus Saccharimonadales bacterium:
- a CDS encoding uracil-DNA glycosylase, whose translation MDKTLQLNTLARDIETSGTTAELRATAQQLVMGAGNPDASTVFIGEAPGKREDESGQPFVGAAGKFLDVMLDSVNLARDDIYITNIVKYRPPDNRDPAPAEVAAFMPYLARQLEIIQPKLVVTLGRFPMNVFLPNETIGHIHGQPQSVKLMESGAGDVKPMQLESDLLADGRVVLLPLYHPAAALYNGAQRQTLLDDFAQIPQILELLTN comes from the coding sequence ATGGATAAGACACTTCAGTTAAATACTTTGGCCCGAGATATTGAGACCAGTGGTACTACTGCTGAGTTACGGGCTACGGCCCAACAGTTAGTCATGGGTGCCGGCAATCCCGATGCCAGCACCGTTTTCATCGGTGAAGCACCCGGTAAGCGCGAAGATGAGAGTGGTCAGCCATTTGTTGGCGCAGCTGGAAAATTCCTAGACGTAATGCTGGACTCGGTTAATTTAGCCCGGGATGATATCTACATTACTAACATTGTAAAGTATCGTCCGCCAGACAACCGAGATCCTGCTCCGGCTGAAGTGGCGGCCTTTATGCCGTATCTGGCTCGGCAGCTGGAAATCATTCAGCCGAAGTTAGTAGTCACTCTCGGACGGTTTCCTATGAATGTGTTCTTGCCGAACGAAACTATCGGCCACATTCACGGGCAACCGCAAAGCGTTAAGCTGATGGAGTCCGGTGCGGGTGACGTCAAGCCCATGCAGCTAGAGTCAGACCTCTTAGCTGATGGGCGAGTAGTCCTTTTGCCGCTATATCATCCTGCCGCTGCACTGTATAACGGCGCTCAGCGGCAAACCTTACTGGATGACTTTGCCCAGATACCCCAAATTTTAGAATTATTAACTAATTAA